The following coding sequences are from one Treponema bryantii window:
- a CDS encoding response regulator transcription factor yields the protein MKILIVEDDAGISDFIIPELEHEGYTTCLAVTGREALSKFEEEKPDLILLDIMLPELNGLEVLRRIRAVSTVPVILETARGETIDKINGLNLGADDYIPKPFEIEELLARINALFRRVNYSKPQEVLSSIKNLTLNVDRMSFSIDSNEVQLSKTEFLFLKLLIENQGKVFSRQQIIDEIWGVGHFIDENTVDVYVGYLRSKISQYTKDEYIRTVRGAGYMMG from the coding sequence ATGAAAATACTTATTGTAGAAGATGATGCTGGTATTTCGGATTTCATAATTCCAGAACTTGAACATGAGGGGTATACAACCTGTCTTGCAGTTACTGGACGTGAGGCTTTGTCTAAATTTGAAGAAGAAAAACCGGATTTAATTCTGCTGGACATTATGCTTCCTGAATTAAATGGACTTGAAGTGCTGCGACGGATTCGTGCGGTTTCTACTGTACCTGTAATTCTTGAAACTGCCCGCGGAGAAACTATTGATAAAATTAACGGTTTGAATCTTGGAGCTGATGATTATATTCCAAAGCCTTTTGAGATTGAAGAACTTCTTGCCCGTATAAATGCGTTGTTCCGTCGTGTAAATTATTCAAAGCCACAGGAAGTACTGTCATCAATCAAAAATCTTACTTTGAATGTTGACCGAATGAGTTTTTCAATTGATTCAAATGAAGTTCAGCTTTCTAAAACTGAATTTTTATTTCTTAAATTGCTTATTGAAAACCAGGGAAAAGTTTTTTCGCGACAGCAGATTATTGATGAAATCTGGGGTGTTGGACACTTTATTGATGAGAACACGGTTGATGTTTATGTTGGATATCTGCGTTCGAAGATTTCTCAATATACAAAGGATGAATATATAAGAACTGTGCGTGGTGCCGGTTATATGATGGGTTAA
- a CDS encoding flotillin family protein, producing the protein MTPLFILCMILIVLVLLFFFVSYKKVPKNRIGIRVGPFGSRTVTGKAIFVVPFLQRIDYMTLENIQVDFVSKDSIPTQDAINIKVDAVANIAVSQDPETMKKAAAKFIGYTTADIATVVTPVLEGNIREIISQIKLKDLIQGDKKVLSEKVVENVKPNLFDLGLELTTFNIQNFKDDNGVINNLGIENTVAISKDAAKAKAAAEAEVKIAQAQADKEANEARVAAELEIAQKQTDLAIKKASLQLQADTEAAKAEAAKGIETENQRKVLEIKAADANIAKQEKQIEIQEKAVSIKEKALDAEVKKTAEAEKFAAQQKADAELYSRQKKAEAEAFEIQRQAEAEAFTRQKKAEAEKIAMENEAAGKKALAEAIQAQGEAEAAAVKAKLVAEADGMREKAEALKEYGDAAKQQMQLDALKVYFEQLPKIAEAAGMAYQNVDKIYMYGGDSSKLTKDIMTNVTQVSESLGETLGIDLKSVLGKFVEGKLEKSKKTSKDGE; encoded by the coding sequence ATGACACCTTTATTTATTCTTTGCATGATTCTTATTGTTTTAGTTCTTTTGTTCTTTTTTGTTTCTTATAAGAAAGTTCCTAAGAACAGGATTGGAATTAGGGTTGGACCTTTTGGTTCAAGAACTGTAACAGGTAAAGCAATTTTTGTAGTTCCTTTTTTACAAAGAATTGATTATATGACACTTGAAAATATTCAGGTGGATTTTGTTTCTAAGGATTCGATTCCAACACAGGATGCAATCAATATTAAAGTTGATGCTGTTGCAAACATTGCAGTTTCGCAAGATCCTGAAACAATGAAAAAGGCTGCGGCTAAGTTTATCGGTTATACAACAGCAGATATTGCTACGGTTGTTACTCCTGTTCTTGAAGGAAATATCCGTGAAATTATTTCTCAGATAAAATTAAAAGATTTGATTCAGGGTGATAAGAAGGTTCTTTCTGAAAAGGTTGTTGAAAATGTTAAGCCAAATCTTTTTGATTTAGGACTTGAGCTTACAACCTTTAATATTCAGAACTTTAAGGATGATAATGGTGTAATCAATAATCTTGGTATTGAAAACACTGTTGCAATTTCAAAGGATGCAGCAAAAGCAAAGGCTGCAGCTGAAGCAGAAGTAAAAATTGCACAGGCACAGGCTGATAAAGAAGCTAATGAAGCTCGTGTTGCAGCAGAACTTGAGATTGCTCAGAAGCAGACAGACCTTGCCATTAAAAAGGCTTCTTTGCAGTTACAGGCTGATACAGAGGCAGCAAAGGCAGAAGCAGCTAAAGGAATTGAAACAGAAAATCAGCGTAAGGTTCTCGAAATTAAAGCAGCTGATGCTAATATTGCAAAGCAGGAAAAACAGATTGAAATTCAGGAGAAGGCTGTTTCAATTAAGGAAAAGGCTCTTGATGCTGAAGTAAAGAAAACTGCCGAGGCAGAAAAATTTGCAGCTCAGCAGAAGGCTGATGCAGAACTTTATTCACGTCAGAAAAAGGCCGAGGCCGAGGCTTTTGAAATTCAGCGTCAGGCAGAAGCAGAAGCCTTTACTCGACAGAAAAAAGCAGAAGCTGAGAAAATTGCTATGGAAAATGAGGCTGCCGGTAAAAAGGCTCTTGCAGAGGCAATTCAGGCACAGGGTGAAGCAGAAGCTGCTGCAGTAAAGGCAAAGCTTGTTGCAGAAGCAGACGGTATGCGTGAAAAGGCAGAAGCTCTTAAGGAATATGGTGATGCCGCTAAACAGCAGATGCAGCTGGATGCTCTTAAAGTTTATTTTGAACAGCTTCCAAAAATCGCTGAGGCTGCTGGTATGGCATATCAGAATGTTGATAAGATTTACATGTACGGCGGTGATTCATCAAAGTTGACTAAAGATATAATGACAAATGTAACACAGGTTTCTGAAAGTCTGGGTGAAACACTTGGAATTGATCTCAAATCTGTACTTGGAAAATTTGTAGAAGGAAAGCTGGAGAAATCAAAGAAAACGTCAAAAGACGGTGAATAA
- a CDS encoding PTS sugar transporter subunit IIA, whose product MDTEVEVDLAQLIHRGGVFKNVEGSTPQEIYAKVCKMIDLPAGMTSETVYNALCAREEVLSTAVGNGIALPHARSPIMRNEAEQRICVVYLKNPIDMKAPDEREVFVMFILLAHNSQIHLKVLSSLAALFRDSKFKKALELRSDEAVLSSIIKELDQ is encoded by the coding sequence ATGGATACTGAAGTTGAAGTTGATTTGGCACAGTTGATTCACAGAGGCGGTGTTTTCAAGAATGTAGAAGGAAGCACTCCTCAGGAGATTTATGCCAAGGTTTGTAAGATGATTGATCTTCCAGCTGGAATGACTTCTGAGACTGTTTACAATGCTCTTTGTGCTCGTGAAGAGGTTTTGAGTACTGCTGTAGGAAATGGAATTGCTCTTCCTCATGCTCGTTCACCAATTATGCGAAATGAGGCAGAACAGCGTATTTGTGTTGTTTATCTTAAAAATCCTATTGATATGAAAGCACCTGATGAGCGTGAAGTATTTGTAATGTTCATCCTGCTTGCTCACAATTCGCAGATTCATCTTAAGGTTCTTTCTTCTTTGGCTGCTCTTTTCAGAGATTCTAAATTTAAGAAGGCTCTTGAACTTCGTTCTGATGAAGCTGTGCTTTCTTCTATAATCAAAGAATTGGATCAATAA
- the rpmB gene encoding 50S ribosomal protein L28, producing MSRMCDVCGKGVMSGNKVSKSMNHTRRTWRPNLHSIKAVLPNGTVRTIKVCSSCLSSGFVQKKVRVPKTEAAQN from the coding sequence ATGTCTAGAATGTGTGATGTTTGCGGAAAAGGCGTTATGTCTGGTAATAAAGTAAGTAAATCTATGAACCATACTCGCAGAACATGGAGACCAAATCTCCACAGCATTAAGGCTGTTCTTCCTAACGGAACTGTAAGAACAATTAAGGTTTGCTCAAGCTGCCTTAGCAGTGGTTTCGTTCAGAAGAAGGTTCGTGTACCAAAGACAGAAGCTGCTCAGAACTAA
- a CDS encoding MBL fold metallo-hydrolase codes for MKLTFLGTGTSHGVPVIACDCAVCKSSDSKDKRTRSSAYIQIDSKDNSHKYILIDVGPDFRTQALRENIRQIDAVLLTHSHADHLHGIDDLRNFSCIMSNKPDNPQNKKYDRPPIPFYTNEGTASDIKHRFNYLFSEKAFGGGHAKISLNPIAKPFTFDTIKITPVPMMHGPLETAGWLLTENTPEGPRSIAYLTDCNYISDESIELIHKECGLENGGRLVHLVIDGLRIKEHSTHFSFLQALEVSEKIGGDHIWFTHLTHNSSHIQTAAYIEEHRAEFPGLATALSILPAYDGLSISTVAE; via the coding sequence ATGAAATTAACGTTTTTAGGAACAGGAACTAGCCACGGAGTTCCCGTAATAGCCTGCGATTGTGCAGTATGTAAATCCTCAGATTCAAAAGACAAAAGAACCCGCAGTTCAGCATATATTCAAATAGATTCAAAAGATAATTCACATAAATATATTCTTATAGATGTAGGACCAGATTTCCGTACTCAGGCCCTGCGCGAAAACATCCGCCAGATAGATGCAGTTTTATTAACACACAGCCACGCCGACCACCTGCATGGAATAGACGATCTTAGAAACTTTTCCTGCATAATGTCCAATAAACCGGATAATCCTCAGAATAAAAAATACGACAGGCCGCCTATCCCGTTTTACACAAATGAAGGCACCGCCAGCGATATTAAGCACCGTTTCAATTATTTATTCAGCGAAAAAGCTTTTGGCGGCGGCCATGCAAAAATCAGCCTTAATCCAATCGCCAAGCCATTTACTTTCGATACAATAAAAATAACACCAGTCCCAATGATGCACGGCCCTCTTGAAACCGCAGGCTGGCTGCTCACAGAAAACACACCGGAAGGGCCACGTTCAATAGCCTATCTCACAGACTGTAATTATATAAGTGATGAATCAATAGAACTAATTCACAAAGAATGCGGGTTAGAAAACGGTGGCCGTCTGGTACATCTTGTAATCGATGGCCTTAGAATAAAAGAACATTCCACCCATTTCAGTTTTCTGCAGGCTCTCGAAGTCTCAGAAAAAATCGGCGGCGACCACATCTGGTTTACACATCTTACACACAACTCGTCTCATATCCAGACCGCCGCATACATAGAAGAACACCGTGCCGAGTTCCCGGGCCTCGCCACCGCCCTCTCTATCCTCCCAGCCTACGACGGCCTTTCAATATCAACAGTGGCTGAGTAA
- a CDS encoding HAMP domain-containing sensor histidine kinase — protein MKKSFAVQLSLRFMFILTFAVILLSLSFLYILRSFVQASQTAEMKKACLDLYENEFNMDAFPYYLSFIAYDIESEEIIATNDPFLPLLKDTEGKAVHHFEKDFFYDGDLDVLYYGETYRLAGRDIVIAVSENIENDSFSKIFPQLPSSLLLMSLPVLLLSFLFSLFLTKHTIKPVVKITRTARSMTIDNLDGQLPLTGQGDEIDELSVAFNDLFLRIKADFDRERQFSSDVSHELNTPLTVISGQANLLLRWGKENPEQLEKSLNAIKDEAKSMHVIIENLLQISRIESRRIKPQLCEVDICELFQRVKGEFASVYPEASFEIFSDSEGDVLFETDPEMLHQILTVFVSNSMKFAGDKCNVRLGFERTADGQIIITESDDGPGISEEALPHVFERFYRADEAHTRSAGGSGLGLAIAKTLAEALGAGISAGTAEPHGALFTLTLKQVQGDSD, from the coding sequence ATGAAGAAATCTTTTGCAGTACAGCTTTCTCTCCGCTTTATGTTTATTCTTACCTTTGCTGTTATTCTGCTTTCACTTTCTTTTTTGTATATTCTCCGCTCGTTTGTTCAGGCATCTCAGACTGCAGAAATGAAAAAAGCCTGCCTGGACTTGTATGAAAATGAATTCAATATGGACGCATTTCCGTATTATCTTTCCTTTATTGCATATGACATTGAATCAGAAGAAATTATAGCAACTAATGATCCTTTTTTGCCTTTGCTTAAAGATACTGAAGGAAAAGCTGTACATCATTTTGAAAAAGATTTTTTTTATGATGGAGACCTTGATGTTCTTTATTATGGAGAAACATACAGACTTGCAGGAAGAGATATTGTAATTGCGGTTTCTGAAAATATTGAAAATGATTCGTTTTCAAAGATTTTTCCGCAGCTTCCGTCTTCCCTTCTGCTGATGTCTCTGCCTGTTTTATTGCTTTCGTTTCTTTTTTCCCTTTTTCTGACTAAGCATACTATAAAACCTGTTGTAAAAATTACCCGTACTGCCCGTTCAATGACGATTGATAATCTTGACGGGCAGCTTCCTCTTACCGGGCAGGGGGATGAAATAGATGAGCTTTCTGTTGCTTTTAATGATTTATTCTTGAGGATAAAAGCTGATTTTGACAGAGAGCGTCAGTTTTCAAGTGATGTTTCCCACGAACTAAATACTCCTCTTACTGTTATTTCCGGGCAGGCAAATCTTCTGCTTCGCTGGGGAAAAGAAAATCCTGAACAGCTGGAAAAATCTTTGAATGCAATCAAAGATGAAGCAAAATCAATGCATGTAATTATTGAAAATCTGCTGCAGATTTCGCGGATTGAAAGCAGACGGATTAAGCCGCAGCTTTGTGAAGTTGATATTTGTGAATTGTTCCAGCGTGTAAAAGGAGAATTTGCTTCTGTATATCCTGAGGCAAGTTTTGAGATATTCTCTGATTCGGAAGGGGATGTGCTTTTTGAAACAGATCCGGAAATGCTGCATCAGATTCTTACAGTATTTGTTTCGAACAGTATGAAATTTGCGGGGGATAAATGTAATGTCCGCCTCGGCTTTGAAAGGACCGCAGACGGACAGATTATCATCACGGAAAGTGATGATGGTCCTGGAATTTCAGAAGAAGCACTTCCTCATGTTTTTGAACGCTTTTATCGTGCCGATGAGGCTCATACAAGAAGTGCCGGTGGTTCTGGTTTAGGCCTTGCAATTGCGAAAACGCTCGCAGAAGCTCTGGGGGCCGGTATTTCGGCTGGAACCGCAGAGCCTCATGGAGCGCTTTTCACATTGACCCTGAAACAGGTTCAGGGTGATAGTGATTAA
- the tkt gene encoding transketolase: protein MNKKGVEAVALSIRSLSMDAIQKANSGHPGLPLGAAEAAAVLYGEVMKHNPANSKWADRDRFVLSAGHGSMLLYSILHLAGYKVSLDDIKNFRQVGSKCPGHPEYGDTDGVECTGGPLGQGVSMAVGMAIAEQMLAAKFNTKGHKIVDHYTYSLVGEGCLQEGVASEACSLAGNLKLGKLIVFYDQNKISIDGNTDITFTDNIAARYKAYGWQVLKGSMYDVEGIVELVKEAKKCKDQPTLIMLKSVIGKGAPKQGTADVHGAPLGAEGIVAAKKKLGLPVDQDFYVVPEAYKYFESKKAAFAKAEADWNADFAAWAKENPELKKLWDAYHSDAVTDDTVKDVAYKVGDACATRDASGKALNVIAARYANLVGGSADLMGPNKTAFKATDNGTFSPENRAGRTIEYGIREFAMSAVCAGISLHGGLRPFCATFLVFADYLRPSLRVVSLMKQPVIYVFTHDSIYVGEDGPTHQPIETMTSLRAIPGVQAIRPGDPEESMEAWKIAYASKDHPVCMAFTRQALAVYEKDDKSWKKNMAANGAYIVKEGAAKPDITILASGSEVNMALQAAEMVPEKKIRIVSVPDLKKFENLPKAKQDAIIGETKRVVCTEAGISMEWLQFTSKENCFCIDTFGTSGPANKVAEYLGFTAKNLAKLLKK from the coding sequence ATGAACAAAAAAGGTGTTGAGGCAGTTGCACTTTCAATCCGCAGCTTGTCTATGGACGCAATTCAGAAGGCAAATTCAGGTCACCCTGGACTTCCACTTGGAGCAGCAGAAGCAGCTGCTGTTTTGTACGGTGAAGTAATGAAGCACAATCCTGCAAATTCAAAATGGGCAGACAGAGACCGTTTTGTACTTTCTGCAGGTCACGGTTCTATGCTTCTTTACAGTATCCTTCATCTTGCCGGATACAAAGTAAGCCTGGACGATATTAAGAACTTCCGCCAGGTTGGTTCTAAGTGTCCTGGTCACCCGGAATATGGTGATACAGATGGTGTTGAATGTACTGGGGGTCCACTCGGACAGGGCGTTTCAATGGCTGTTGGTATGGCTATTGCAGAACAGATGCTCGCTGCAAAATTCAACACAAAGGGTCACAAGATTGTTGACCACTACACATACTCTCTCGTAGGAGAAGGATGTCTTCAGGAAGGTGTTGCTTCTGAAGCTTGTTCTCTCGCTGGTAATCTTAAACTTGGTAAACTTATCGTATTCTACGATCAGAATAAGATTTCTATTGATGGTAATACAGATATTACTTTCACAGATAATATTGCAGCCCGCTACAAGGCTTATGGCTGGCAGGTTCTTAAAGGAAGCATGTATGATGTTGAAGGCATCGTAGAGCTCGTAAAAGAAGCTAAGAAATGCAAGGATCAGCCAACTTTGATTATGCTCAAGTCTGTAATCGGTAAAGGTGCTCCAAAGCAGGGAACTGCTGATGTACACGGTGCTCCACTTGGTGCAGAAGGTATTGTTGCTGCAAAGAAGAAGCTTGGACTTCCTGTTGATCAGGACTTCTATGTAGTTCCTGAAGCTTACAAATATTTCGAAAGCAAGAAGGCTGCATTTGCTAAGGCAGAAGCAGACTGGAATGCTGATTTCGCTGCATGGGCAAAAGAAAATCCTGAACTCAAGAAGCTTTGGGATGCTTACCATTCAGATGCTGTAACTGATGACACTGTAAAAGATGTTGCTTACAAAGTAGGCGATGCTTGTGCTACACGTGATGCTTCTGGAAAGGCTTTGAACGTAATTGCTGCACGTTATGCTAACCTTGTTGGTGGTTCTGCTGACCTTATGGGACCAAACAAGACTGCATTCAAGGCAACTGATAACGGAACATTCAGCCCAGAAAACCGCGCTGGACGTACAATTGAGTACGGTATCCGTGAGTTTGCAATGTCTGCTGTTTGTGCAGGTATTTCTCTCCACGGTGGTCTCCGCCCATTCTGTGCTACATTCCTTGTATTCGCAGATTACCTCCGTCCATCTCTCCGTGTTGTTTCTTTGATGAAGCAGCCAGTTATCTACGTATTCACACACGATTCTATCTACGTAGGTGAAGATGGTCCAACTCACCAGCCAATTGAAACTATGACTTCTCTCCGTGCTATTCCTGGTGTTCAGGCTATCCGTCCAGGTGACCCTGAAGAATCTATGGAAGCTTGGAAGATTGCTTATGCTTCTAAGGATCATCCAGTTTGTATGGCATTCACACGCCAGGCACTCGCTGTTTACGAAAAGGATGACAAGTCTTGGAAGAAGAACATGGCAGCAAACGGTGCATACATCGTAAAAGAAGGTGCTGCAAAGCCTGATATCACAATTCTTGCAAGCGGTTCAGAAGTTAATATGGCTCTTCAGGCTGCTGAAATGGTACCTGAGAAGAAGATTCGTATTGTTTCTGTTCCAGATCTTAAGAAGTTTGAAAATCTTCCTAAAGCTAAGCAGGATGCAATCATTGGTGAAACAAAGCGTGTTGTATGTACAGAAGCCGGCATTTCTATGGAATGGCTCCAGTTCACTTCAAAAGAGAACTGCTTCTGTATCGACACATTCGGTACATCAGGTCCTGCAAACAAGGTAGCAGAATACCTCGGCTTTACAGCTAAGAATCTTGCTAAGTTGCTTAAGAAATAA